Within the Setaria viridis chromosome 3, Setaria_viridis_v4.0, whole genome shotgun sequence genome, the region GCAATGCTACCACAGCTGAACTGGTTAATTCATTGCATTCGATTGATCCGCCAAACCATCGAAACAGAATATAATATGCAGCCAACAAATTCGATTAATCAAGCCATTGCGCTCGAATATGCTACCTAAATTCGTTATGGAGCAAACACAAAGTAGCAGACAATTTCCCAGCCACGCTAGCTCTCTAATTTCACTGGTGGCACCTAGGAAAAACTTCCACGGAGCTTGATTTGACTCACCTGTGAGTTGGGCATGGGtctccccttcgccgccgctTTTGGAGACGGGGGCGGGAGCATCGAACCAGTTTGCTGCTGAggcgggcgaggaggcggcATGTAGCTGGAGATGGGTGCCGCAGGCGGCGGCTGAGGGAGCGCCGGCACTGCAGCCGCTTGGGGAGGAAGCGCGAGAGCGGGAGCTGGAGCAGCAGGGGGAGGAATCGGGGCCTCGAGGAGAAGATGAGGATGGGCGCCGGGGCGTGGAACAGGTGAACCCTGGGAGGAGCTGGTACCGGCGGCACAGGGAGACTGGGGGAGGGGAAGGCTGGAGGAGCCGCCGTCCATGGCGACGACGAGGGGAAGGCGATGGGAGAGGCAGGTGACGAGTGCCGAATCGGAGATCGCGCGAGGTGGCCAGGTGGGGAaccaggcggtggtggcgcggcaAGTGGAAGGGATTTGGCGCCGGGCGGACGAAGTTCGTGGCCGCCGTGGCAAGCGGACGGCGGAAGGCCGCGCTGCAGGTGGAGGGAGGAGCGCCCGGAGCGGAAGAGcagtggccggcgggcggcggggcaggcGCTCGACGGTCGCGGAGGCGATGGGgcaggcggcgacgagcggagggaggccgcggcggcgagaggaGTCTACGCGCTCGAGATGAATGTTCCGGAAACTCAGATACCTCGTGCCCGCTTTGGACGGCCCGATCAAAATCCAATGGCTGCAAAAACGTGGCGACGTGGTCCAATCACGACTCGAAAAGTTCACCGGATTTAGGTCTATGGAGATAGTACTCTCCCGCTAAAGAAATGACCTTTTTCAAACTGTGTGCTGTGTCATTTAAATCCCATTCAGCCCATTGTCCATAAAGTTGGCCCAGAAAGAAAAAGGCTTTAGCGAGATAACGGCCCGGCCGCTCTTGGGagtctcttcttcttcctccactccgcgccccctccccgccgtcTCTTCCCCCAAAAGACCAAAACCCTAGCCcctctccaaaccctagctgccgccgctgccgcgcatGGGGGGCTCGCGGCgcaagttgaagcgctcccg harbors:
- the LOC117851057 gene encoding uncharacterized protein, encoding MTQHTPLDFDRAVQSGHEVSEFPEHSSRARRLLSPPRPPSARRRLPHRLRDRRAPAPPPAGHCSSAPGAPPSTCSAAFRRPLATAATNFVRPAPNPFHLPRHHRLVPHLATSRDLRFGTRHLPLPSPSPRRRHGRRLLQPSPPPVSLCRRYQLLPGFTCSTPRRPSSSSPRGPDSSPCCSSSRSRASSPSGCSAGAPSAAACGTHLQLHAASSPASAANWFDAPAPVSKSGGEGETHAQLTGESNQAPWKFFLGATSEIRELAWLGNCLLLCVCSITNLGSIFERNGLINRICWLHIIFCFDGLADQSNAMN